From Hirundo rustica isolate bHirRus1 chromosome 1, bHirRus1.pri.v3, whole genome shotgun sequence, a single genomic window includes:
- the SBSPON gene encoding somatomedin-B and thrombospondin type-1 domain-containing protein produces MGGTALSGALWLGLLWAGSGAGGSCQGKCCQGRDAACVGEGWREGGGYGTCYCDGGCRRAGDCCHDHGQACPAIPCVVGEWSHWSGCAEQCHPGLRIRRRYVQQEPKNGGEPCPALEEKAGCLEYLTYQGEDCGHEHVPAFITTSEYSKERKRQAASSLWPSDKEAAGYCVEFRTESLSQHCALETRPYARWMQYLREGHTVCVACQPPAMSTATQRCSGDGHNAHGDKILHWEAIGNSQCQGTWKKIRQLEHCSCPLVHSFIFT; encoded by the exons ATGGGCGGCACGGCGCTGTCGGGAGCGCtgtggctggggctgctctgggccgggagcggggccgggggcagctGCCAAGGAAAGTGCTGCCAGGGTCGGGATGCCGCCTGCGTCGgcgagggatggagggagggaggtggctACGGGACCTGCTACTGCGACGGAGGCTGCCGGCGAGCTGGGGACTGCTGCCACGACCACGGCCAGGCGTGCCCGG CTATTCCCTGTGTTGTGGGGGAGTGGAGTCATTGGAGTGGCTGTGCAGAACAGTGTCATCCCGGGCTGCGGATCCGTAGGCGCTATGTACAACAGGAACCTAAAAATGGTGGGGAACCCTGTCCAGCTCTGGAGGAGAAGGCTGGCTGCCTGGAATACCTGACTTACCAGGGGGAGGACTGTGGCCATGAACATG tcccTGCTTTCATAACTACCTCTGAATacagtaaagaaagaaaaagacaagcaGCATCTTCCCTCTGGCCTTCAGACAAAGAAGCAGCAGG ATACTGTGTGGAGTTCCGGACAGAGTCTCTTTCCCAGCACTGCGCTTTGGAGACGCGTCCGTACGCGCGCTGGATGCAGTATCTGCGCGAGGGACACACCGTGTGCGTCGCCTGCCAGCCCCCGGCCATGAGCACGGCCACGCAGCGCTGCTCCGGAGACGGCCATAACGCACACGG AGATAAAATCTTACACTGGGAAGCAATTGGCAACTCTCAGTGCCAAGGAACCTGGAAGAAGATCCGACAACTGGAACACTGTTCCTGTCCCCTGGTgcatagttttatttttacataa